In a single window of the Nicotiana tomentosiformis chromosome 8, ASM39032v3, whole genome shotgun sequence genome:
- the LOC104107716 gene encoding small ribosomal subunit protein uS15, with protein MGRMHSRGKGISASALPYKRTPPSWLKISAPDVEDNICKFAKKGLTPSQIGVILRDSHGIAQVKSVTGSKILRILKAHGLAPEIPEDLYHLIKKAVAIRKHLERNRKDKDSKFRLILVESRIHRLARYYKKTKKLPPVWKYESTTASTLVA; from the exons ATGGGTCGTATGCACAGTCGAGG TAAGGGTATTTCGGCTTCAGCACTTCCGTACAAGAGGACACCACCAAGTTGGTTGAAAATCTCTGCACCTGAT GTTGAAGATAACATCTGCAAGTTTGCAAAAAAAGGCTTAACACCTTCTCAAATTGGTGTTATTCTTCGTGATTCCCATGGCATTGCTCAGGTGAAGAGTGTAACTGGTAGCAAGATTCTCAGAATTTTGAAGGCTCATG GACTTGCTCCTGAGATTCCCGAGGATCTGTACCACCTTATCAAGAAAGCAGTTGCAATCAGGAAGCATCTTGAAAGAAACAGGAAAGACAAAGATTCCAAGTTTAGATTGATTCTTGTGGAGAGCAGGATTCACCGACTTGCTCGCTACTACAAGAAAACAAAGAAGCTTCCACCAGTCTGGAAGTA TGAATCGACCACTGCCAGTACTCTCGTGGCATAG
- the LOC104107714 gene encoding UDP-glucuronate 4-epimerase 3-like, which produces MSQMKHIDNIPSTPGKFKEKSPYNRLRLHFSLTKLTFWSFVFLGLIFVFFFRSPSSSSSSPAASDLSRRSLRTSSYDGPAWEKRIKASAKVRSHSGISVLVTGAAGFVGTHVSAALKRRGDGVVGLDNFNDYYDPTLKRARQALLERTGVYIVEGDINDVALLKKLFDIVQFSHVMHLAAQAGVRYAMENPGSYVHSNIAGLVNVLEVCKNANPQPAIVWASSSSVYGLNTKVPFSEKDRTDQPASLYAATKKAGEEIAHTYNHIYGLSLTGLRFFTVYGPWGRPDMAYFFFTRDILKGKSIPIFEAANHGTVARDFTYIDDIVKGCLAALDTAEKSTGSGGKKKGPAQLRVFNLGNTSPVPVSDLVSILERLLKVKAKRSVMKLPRNGDVQFTHANISFAKRELGYKPTTDLHTGLKKFVRWYLSYYGDGKKSAQ; this is translated from the coding sequence ATGTCCCAAATGAAGCACATTGACAATATCCCATCAACTCCTGGAAAGTTCAAGGAAAAATCCCCTTACAATAGGCTAAGGCTCCATTTTTCTTTAACCAAGCTCACATTTTGGTCATTTGTGTTCTTGGGGTTGATCTTTGTATTCTTTTTCAGATCaccatcttcttcttcatcatcccCTGCAGCTTCAGATCTCTCAAGGAGATCTCTTAGAACCAGCTCTTATGATGGTCCAGCTTGGGAGAAAAGGATTAAAGCTTCAGCTAAAGTCAGGTCACATTCTGGTATTTCGGTTTTGGTAACTGGTGCTGCTGGTTTTGTTGGGACTCATGTCTCCGCTGCCTTAAAACGTCGCGGTGATGGCGTTGTGGGGTTGGATAATTTCAATGATTATTATGATCCAACACTGAAAAGAGCCCGGCAAGCTCTTTTAGAGCGCACCGGGGTCTACATTGTAGAGGGCGACATCAATGACGTCGCCCTCTTGAAGAAATTATTTGATATTGTTCAATTTAGTCATGTTATGCATTTGGCTGCACAAGCTGGTGTTAGGTATGCCATGGAAAATCCTGGCTCATATGTGCATAGTAACATTGCTGGTTTGGTTAATGTTCTTGAAGTTTGCAAAAATGCTAATCCGCAACCTGCTATTGTGTGGGCATCATCTAGTTCTGTATATGGCTTGAATACTAAAGTGCCCTTTTCAGAAAAGGATAGGACAGACCAACCTGCTAGTTTATATGCTGCAACTAAAAAAGCTGGTGAGGAAATTGCACATACCTATAATCATATATATGGGCTTTCACTAACTGGATTGAGATTTTTCACGGTTTATGGACCGTGGGGTCGGCCAGACATGGCTTACTTCTTTTTCACAAGGGATATTTTGAAGGGAAAGTCAATTCCCATCTTTGAGGCAGCTAATCATGGCACTGTTGCTAGGGACTTTACCTACATTGATGACATAGTAAAGGGTTGTTTGGCGGCATTGGACACTGCTGAAAAGAGCACGGGAAGTGGTGGGAAGAAGAAAGGCCCTGCTCAATTGAGGGTGTTCAATTTGGGCAATACTTCCCCTGTGCCTGTTTCTGATCTTGTTAGCATTTTGGAGAGGTTGCTAAAGGTAAAGGCTAAAAGATCGGTGATGAAGTTGCCAAGGAACGGCGATGTGCAGTTTACTCATGCAAATATAAGCTTTGCCAAAAGGGAGCTTGGATATAAGCCTACAACAGATTTACATACTGGATTGAAGAAATTCGTTCGATGGTACCTCAGTTACTATGGCGATGGTAAGAAGAGTGCACAATGA